GACGAGCAGAAATCGGGGCCGCGTAACGCAATATCTATCTGGATTTGAATATAACGTGCCGCGGATGCACTGGAACGAAAAGATATCGATCACGGATCGCGCTGGATTATCGATCACCGGATGGAAGACACAGAGTCATCGCTGTGCGATCCAATCTGGTTTGCGGTTTCAAAAGCTATGGCGAAAACGCGCGTTgagattatttaaattatgaacCTGTGTTGCTGGTGAAAGAGATACGACAAGCTTATAAATTAAAACGTTAAGCAGGTACGTCGATTGATCTAGCTGCGGTCAGACAAACGTAGCCTCATCGGTAGATTGCGTGTGTTCGTGCATTTACGAGAAATTTAGACGTGCAACGATCTGTAGTACGTACACGATATCTAAAATAAagtatttcttataatattgtttaatattatttcaaaactgTATCCCTTTATTCGCGTCGATAAAAATTtgcatttgcataaatatcagcAATCTATGTTTGAAGAAAAGCCTAAAGTAGAAACACTCGTCGAATCAAGTTTCTCAAGAACGTCGTTCGTAAATCGAATCGAACTCCTACTTTGACTATTTAAAATCGTGCACTTTCAAGCTTCGCTTGTTTTACAACCTCGCGTATCTCTTCCATCCAGACAACTTACGTTTGGATGTGTAATAAAGCGCGAGCGAAATTAATCGATCCGTGGCGTTATCGTCCGTACGATAATGAACGTTCATTGATGCTGCCGTGAGAAGAAAGTAACTCAATATTTCCGTTGCTTCCGTGGCGCGGTTGGTATCTTTTTATTGTGTCGGCTATATTACGCAAGTGATTGCACGCGATAACACGTCGTGAGAAAAATCGTTCTGGCTGCGTTTACCGCGCATTCTCGCTCAATAACGAACCAAATAGGCGGATTAACTTGGACACCTTGGAATTAACACTAATCCAGTATCGTAAATAGAATAAACGTTTAGACCGATCTTAGTTTATTTCGTGTACCGACAACATTTCTAATTTACGAGATCCACCGACTGCCGACCATACCGATGACTTTTAATCCGATGTCGTCGATGGTCAAACGCGTTCGCTCGAGTTGGCATATTAATTGGAACTAAAATATCGTAAACCGAGCGTGCAGTATGGCTTAACCGACTGTATCGAAAGGATTTCCAAGGATAAAAAGATTTTAAGGAAAAATACGGAAGATAGGGGAAGGAAGGAACGACAATGAACCTAAAGATGAGGTCCCTGACTTCATGAGAAATTCCCAGGACGTTTCTTTCCATTATTCCAAGCGTATCGGGGTATCACCTGTACTGCTTAGACCTTGAACCCTCCGAGAGTCCAAGACACTGTCCTAACGATCGTATAGGAACAAGCTCTCTTCGAATACACCTGCGTTCACGGAGGTGCAAGCCCGCATAAGTTAACCCTTTGTCGTGTTCGAACCACGTAGAAGAGTCAAAAAAGGCGGAGAATCGGATGTATGGGGTGTCTCGAAAGTAAACCTCGTGTCAGTAGCATATTCGATTTCAAAGGTTTGCGTTTGAACTCCCTATATAGATATGGCAAAGACgattactattattaaaaaaaaaataaaataaaataaaagaataaaaaaaagaaaaaagacagagAAGATACGATCGCTGTAATACGCGTAGCTACTTTTTTTTCGTCAGCTCTACCCGACGTTTAACTAGCTCGTTTCCTGGCGAGAACCACGGCCAGCTTTGCAGACGTCACACACTCGTGGTCTCTAAGCAACGAGTTTAACAATCTAGCTCAAACAATGCAGCtatctacatacatatgtatgaaaTTGTAATCTCTCTACACGGACACGATTGCACGAGAATAATTAATGTCATGTTAATTTCGCTTTATTTGACTTTATTAGGCGTGTGCGTTAACGATGATTCTATTAAACCGAGGACTATAAAGATTTGCTATCTAAGTTTGTCGGAAAAAAACTTCGCGCTCCCCTGTGCGCTACCGAAACATAGCCAATTTCGTATAAATTCTCGTAACGTCAGAACTTTacgatatttctattaaaaaggaAGTACACGATGATAAGAGTACGATACGTTATCACGTGGAAATTACACGATGACACGCGCAACGGATGCACGTTTCGTCACATTCGTTGCATGTGAATTCTCGACGAAATTCAGTCGTTGGTAGATTCGTCTCGTCACGCGAAATTCGTCGCGACTCGCGCTAACTCGGAACAATATAAGTCGCGACGAGCGTAGAAAACCGATTTTATCTTCGATACCAGTTCCTCAAAGTAGAAACTTTCTCCCCTTTGTTCTACCCTCGGCAGTTGTCGCGTTTCTTCGCTTCGCCGTCAATTTGAACGGCCGCCGTCCCGTGGGACGTAGGCCAGCGAAATTATGCAAGAGAAACCACGCCCAGTCTTGTTCTCCGTCTATTCACGGATTCGACGAATTTATTTGTCGCCCGGAACGTTCTCCGTTTAGTCGTGGTCGCCGCTGCTGACTCGAAATCCTATGAATCAGCCACGATTTCGCGACACTGCGAAAAATCGAAACGCTGCTTCGTCGCGGGTTTTTCACGGAAACAGCGATACGACTCGTCGGTGGATCGTGGCGTCGCGTCGGGTTTCTAAATTGGAGCTCGTACAGTCCCGACGGAATGATTCATACAGTGTCCAGATTAATCCATGGAGGTCGTTTGCCATAACCTTTCCGCGATTTCCATTTACGCGTTTGCTATTTTCGCATCGCTGGTATCGTAGGTTATACTCTGTAATAGATCGAATTATACAGATACACTGGATAAAAGAAACGTTAAGTCGATTTTGGGTCTAAAATACGGGCCACAGACTTTTTCGTTTCTAATGCTAGTCGAAGGTCGTTAAAGTCACCGAAGGTGATATACAACCCGGCGATACGATTTTAATTGGTCGCTGTACAGCTTTTATCTTTGACCACCGTAAGCGTCCTGGTATTTATTAGGCTCTTAAAACGAATATCTTCCTCTTCGTTGATAGAGACGCGTTTTAGCCAAAAACTGGATCCATTACGTAACCGGAGAAGAAGGGTGAGAGGGTCGAGCGAACCGTGCAACGTTCGAGGCTTGCATGCAAATGCAAATTCGATCCACGACCAGCTGTCCGCTCGTGTTACCATTCGAGTTTCTCCAGAGATCGCTGGTCAAGGCCAAACGAGGTCAGGCACACCGAATTTCGTTAGAAAGAACAAAACGGGTGATCGGCGCTCGTTCACGacgtaaattgaaaaaattccaTCGTGCGGTATAAGCGTGTCGGTCATGGCATTCGGTTACTTTATCTTTCGCTTTATTTATCCAACGGACCAATTAAGAGAGCTGGAAAAAGCGTACGAGAAATAAATACGTAGCGGGTACATCTCGGTAAATTGATCCTCTCGAGTTTGAATTTGTCCACCGAGGGAACGGCCGATAAATCTCTTGGATCGTCCGGAATAACCGAAGACTGGCCACGCAAGCCATCGCCGCTTATTTACTGCGTCGCCGCGATGATAAAAACGTAAATCGTAATGGGGTTAAGGAATGCAACAGCTGGCTGATTCGAACCGTACCAGTAAACGGAGAAAAGTTCATTAACGTTGCCTCGTTAATCCTCCCATGATCGCTTTTTAGCTCCGGGTACCGCGATTAATTTCGCAAATGGACTTCTAATAAATCGGAGAGAACGCCGGCCGTGTGTCGCATCGCGTGGCAGCTTTTGCGAAAAATTCGCGTCAGCTCAGAGATTACCGGCAGAGTTATGGAGCCATTTTACGGTTTAATATCCACGCGGCGAACATTCGGCGACGCAACAATAACGTTTGTTCGAGCAATTATCATCGATCACCGGAATTAACGAAACGATAAATCGATAGCGCATCGATGGTATCGCGCGTACCGACCAACCGGTTCTCCACCAGTTCTGGAAACGTTCTCCGACCGGTCAAAGTCACGCGTTGAAAATTACAGAGTACGAATCGCGATCGTACGACGGACGATGAATCGGTGGATCGGAGCTTGCCGCTAGGAATTACAAAACTCTGAGTAGAGAGCCGGTCGAATTTTCGATGATCACGATGACACGATTCCGAGCATTGATTATGCAAGAATGCATTGTTCCCGGCGGGCGGAAGAGCAGATAACGCGAAGGAAAGAGAAGCTATTGTCGCGTGGCCTACATACCAAAAATCTCAGCGGCTGATTCAGTTGCGACACGATCGTTAGAGCGCAATGTTCCTTAGAAGGCCTGCTTAAGGAGCGAGTCTGAAACGCGATAACGGGCCTAGCCAGCTTCACTCGCTGAAGCGGTACGTACAGTCTCGCGTCCCTCTAGGACGGCCATATACGAGAATTCCCATAGCGTGGTATGGAATGTCACCAGCCACGATGCCGCTGCCATTTCTTAGCTGGCTGATCGGCTATCCAACTTCTACCTGGCAATTTCTTCCAGCAACTACGACCTCCCGTGACCGCCGACCGATCGAGGCGAACTGCGAATTCGTTCCCCTCTCCTCGAAAGCGAAAAAAAACATCTATCGAATTCTCGAGATAACCGAATCTCGCTATTCGAATCCGTTCGTGGCTAAACTATCCTCTCGATCAACGATCATCGATGACAACGTCTAACGCGATAACATTGCTACGTGCTATGTGTTTACAAGCAACGGTTAGACCATGAGAAACTAGAAAGTATGATCGAGTTGGacgaattaaaaattcgatCGCAGATTAGCAGGATAAAACGGCAAGCCGAACTTGAAGAAGAACTGCGAATAACAGGCTATCGGTAATAGTTATCGAAAGAAAGAAGGTCAAGGATACCTTCTCCAGGCGTAAACTCGATTACCGTACTTACATGCAATACGGTAAACCTGTCGACGAAACGAGCGAACAGTGGTTCTTCGAACGATACGATGCGCGTTTCCTTTCTCTGCTGCGATCTCGCGGGTATATACCAGCGAGAGCACGAGCTACGCAAAATCATCGAAGCTTCTCGATCGAATCGTATTGCCTTCCCCTCCAACACGTCCAATCCCTTTTATCGATggtaatttcgaaaaaaataCGATCGATGAAACGGCATTTGACGCATCGGTGTTATTCAATATCTGGCCGTTCTTGTTTCCTCTTAATTATCAATCGATAAGACAAAATAAATAGCTGCTTGACTCATCGAGATATATCCTAAATCGTCTAGGTACCCGGACAAGGATTGTATTTATACAAGAATAACTGTAGCCGTATGTTTATCTTTCTTCGATGACAACTTGTTAAGCGTTGTACGACATTCGACGATAAGTCGATCGGAATTCAATAGAACGCGAAACATGCTACCCCGATCGTAGTACTTCCGTTGAAACGGCGGACACCGTAGAGCGTGGAGGGTCTGTTTCTAGAAGAAATGAAGGAAACAGAAGACAGTCTGACAGTCAGAGTTTCAAagatctttatcttttttttataacgAAAGATAGGCAAAACGTGGTGGCGCGCGTTTCGTCGAAACTGATTTTCCTTTCCGAATATTGCGCGTGCAACGTTACATCGGTCGGTAGAGCATTTAACGCATAGTGGATTCGTGATAACAGTAATAACATAGAAAGCAAAGGAACGTATTTAACGGTTACGTAATAGCGGGTAATCGTCGGTTGTACTTCCCTGCGGGTTGTTGCACGGACAAGACGAATGACTGCTAATCGTACGTTTATGGTGACAAAACTAATGTATCGGCCGGctattgtaacgtaataataataagcgTGAAGGAAAACGAGCATAACTAGTCTCGTAACGAGTTTGGTTTATCAGTTAACATCCACATTCCTCGGTAATTAACGTAGTCAACGCCGAGAGGCTTTCGAGCCTCCCACCGATTTGAAACTCGGACAACGACAACGCGGAATTCTTGATTTCCGTTGCTGCTACGGCACGATTAAGACGCAGAAATGCCACGTAATTTCTGCTTTCACCGGGGATAAACTTTCGGAAGATTGTGAAAGATTTTACCGTTACGGGAAAGAGCGTTATTCGAAATGTACACGGATCCTCTATCGCGCCCAAGTGGAAATATTTACGAACGTATACTTCTGGATAATTTCTGTTCGCGTAACGTTGAAAGAAGTCGCGAGAATACGAATCTTATCGTTATTATTGGCAGATTTATCGTAGCTTATCGAAGATCGAAAAATGCTCTTCCTAAAATAGCGGGGCAACTCGGTTGCGTGTAAAATACAACCACGTGTATACTTTCCGTCGACGTAATACAAAGCTGGTAACGCTCTGTTCtgcaattaatttctttccgGCTGCATTACGAAACGTTCATCGTTTCAGTCAGCTACCTCTAGGAATGCCACGAGACTACACTCAGCAATTCTATttcattttcctatttttttcctttttcaattaCATCTATCCCGGTTCTAGCTTCGTTCCCGTCGTTTCTCTTTATAAAGTCGTTGGCAACGGGCGAGCGTCGATGCAACGTCCAATTGTTCGTTATCTAGTTGAACGCATTTCGTACCTTGATCGGTCATGAATACTCGTTATCCGCGTTTACTCTTCTTCTTTCAGCGTcgtagattaaaaaaaaaaaaaaaaaaaaaagaaaaaaaagaaacagagaagacGGACTTCCGAACGGAGGATCGTTCCACGGCCTAATTCCGTTGGCGCATCACACGGAGCCTTTTAGCTCGTTACGTGCGCGGATCCCGAACCATTGTGAATATTTTCGTCGATTAATTAGGCCAATTATTAAAGCTCGCTATAATCGACTGCATCGTGACGCCGAGGTGCACCGCTCGAGCTTGCGCAATTATTACGAGGTCGTCGAAGGTTAATTAACGCGACCGACGAGTGTTGCACGCAGTACTATCGCGTATCTCGACCAATCTGCCTACATTCAGGCCTAAACCAGAATCCCCTCCCACTTTGTTCGAACTTTTGTCGCCTTTTTTGTTTCGGCACGAAACATACCGAACAAACTTTCGATCGATTAGCATCGTTTACCGGCGCCCATTCGATTTCGTAACTCGATATCCGAGAAGCGCGCACGTCTATGCAATTTCGTTATCGCGAGATCCGTAGCCACTTAATTTCTGTTTAATTACCAACGAGGGAAGGTTATATCCGCGgcggcaacagcagcagcaaccaGTGGTAACAACTTCAGAACCGCTGATCTACGCTGACACACGCTACGCGTATATACGGCAGCGTCGAACCGAGTTAACGTTACGAGACAAGGAATCCGATACCCGCGACATGTCATCAATCGAATTACGCAGACCGCCGCGAAATTTTACCTTTCTCTGACTGCCGAAGGTAAACATAGTACAAGCGTAATCGTACACCTCCTCTCGCAGCTACggcaaatataaatttgcagagGTGTAACAGAGGTTTCGCGAACATGCCACGAAGATCGCATAGGTATCGATAGGTAGACCGTTTTGTCCTTAGACTATAATCTAATTGTATCGGGGACAAGCAGGGGCTTCTCGAGTTCTAACGTCAGAAATTTCCATAGATAGCTGCAGATCCAGCTTTTAATCTGCGAGAAAGCTACTTACGACTAGAGATAGTCTACGGAAATAGCCTAGACGGAATAAGATACGTATGCACGTGCTATGCGAAAGAACGCGCTACCTTCGCGACTCTAGAAGGTCTTTCGGTCGACCCAAGGACGACGGAACTTGACTCGATCGAATGGAAAGTGTCACGAGGAGTGTCGTTCGATGCATCGCGGTGAACGTTAAAAAATCCATTACGTTCTTCGCTTCGTACGGCTGGACGATGATTTTGCGATCTGGATGCACGCTCCAGTTTCCAGTTCGTTAAACGGTCCTTCCGTGTATCAAGACAGCGCGGTTGTTCCCTCTTTTCCGGAGATCGATTCGCGAAAATCCCGTTACGACTATTAGACGGACGTCTCTCGACGAGACGTTCGTAGATGAAGATCACGCAACAAGAAGTCGATAATTCCAGGAACAGTGATAAATTGCAAGGTGATGATCGTTAGAAAATTACCGAGAGCGGCTGAAAGAAATTGTAGAGCGATTCGTATACCGGACGATCATCGGGCTTCCGCGTTATCTAATACGAGAAAGTCAGCCTCGTCGCCACCTTTAATTTGCCGATCGCGATCTTAATTTTCTAGCTTTTCAATGGAACATCGAATACGCTCGATTTCACCGGTGACGGTAAACCCTTGTCGCCAGGTTAACGGTCTACATTCTTTAAAGTTCAAAGCTCCCACAACAGACGAGTTCGGTGTCAGGAGTTGAATTACGATCGAATAGAAGAAGCGCGTATCTGTCGGAAGAGTCGCGTTACCGTTTCGATTCGGTATGGCATCAGCTGTGAGACAAGTTTACGACGAGTCGAATGCGCGACATCCTTCTACTCGACGCTGTGGAATGGAAAACAAATAAATGTCGTGTACGAGCTGGTTAAATGTGACCGCGTGCCACGAATGCTCAGACGTCACTTAAAATTCTACGTGTGCCGCGGCGCGAGAGCACGTACGCCTCGAACGCAACGCCAGCAACGCTTTTGTTAACGTAAGTCATATTAAAGAAAGTGAAATGCTCCAATTATACGCACACGTACGAAAAGAAAGTGGTCCGTGACAGGGTACCATTGAACCGTGTCGATATCCAGCTATTTACAATCCGATCACGAACTCTTCAGTTTCCAATTGGCATATCTCAGACCGTTCGAGCAAAGGAGCTTCGTACGTTTCAAAGGTATTTTCCTTTCGAAACGTTGCTTTTAATGAACTTATGCAACCGACGAacttttattttagtttaagaAAGTGTTTCGGACCTCGTGCGTAATCAAACTGATATCGTTATTGAGTGTCGCGAGCTACGAGCTATCGGTTCTAACATATCGTAAAACAGATAAATTTACTAACTTTATCTAACCGCGAGTTGATTAATCATTCCATTCGATGGAAAATTATACACTTGTGAAAAAAAGAACTACGCAATTTACAACTTGTACTTCTACTTGTATACACCGATTCTATATACAACGATATGGTTAAGTGCAAAAATATTGCTCGAGAGGACCCTAATTCATATCGTAACGAATAATTCACTTCGCAACTACGATCGAAAACGAACGATTGACCGAATCCACCCTTCGAGACACACAGTTTCGAATATTGGCGCGGTTTGGAGAAACCGCGATAGTATGAGAGGGGAACGAGCGAGATTAGAAGTAGTCGTAGCGATGACTCACCTTTGGCTTCTCCCGTTTCTTTTTGATAATAAGTCCGTCGTTCTCGATATAATCCGGCACTTCCTTCCGGTTACTGAAATTGAACACCATGGTGTTGTTTTGTTGGTTCCAGGGCTTCGTCTCCCACAGTCCCGCGCCACCCGTGCCAGACTTTTTCGCGGGTTGAATCTCATCGGCGCTCTTTAGGCTAACCACAACCTTGGTAGGTTGTTCTATACTTTTCACTCGATTGATCAGATTTTTCTCCAACTCCCGATTGCTCAGATTCTGCTGAGGGTGCTGCGTCTTGGTAGACACGAGCGGTCTTATTATCCCGATTTGTTTTTGGGGCGGAGACTCCACCTTTTGGCATCTTATCGTTTTCAACTCGTTCCCCTGCGGATACGAGGTATTGGTCGGAGACTTGATCAGACCCAGGCTGCAAATAGCACCGATCGGTTTGGTTTCCACGTTTGCTTTGGTATCCAACGTATCCTCTTTATTGTCCTCGATTTTCCTGTCACACTTGTCCAGTTCTAACCTCTCCTGAAGCCTGGAGACGGTTTCTTGATCCGTTACGACGTTCGTGGAACCTGCGGACAAAAACGACTTGCCCCGAGTAGGTTCCAACGACAACGACTTCGTTTCGGTCCGAGCATCCGTTTGACGTTCGTCCGTTGGCTTTTGACCATTCTGCTTGAATCCTGGCAAGTAACTCTTGTTGGAGATCGGTTTGTCGTTGAAACTAAACTGCATCGTGACGCCGGTTTTCGCGATATTCTCCAGTGCGGTCTTCGATATCGTCTTTGGGGCATCGACCTCCTCCGCCAGTTCGTCGTCGCTGTGATTCGCATTGTTGATCGGTGGCTTGTTCTCCTCGGGCTTCTCTTGGTCCGTAGGACTGTGCTGTATCCTCTCGGAAGGCTGCTGCTGCCTCGGATGTTGTTCGACGTTGACGATATTCCCGTTCTCCTCGAGTTGCGGCCGCGGCGTCATCTTACAGGGTTCGGTCACGGACATTTGTCTAAGTAACTCCCTGCTGGGACTCGGCGGTGGCTTGTGGACGGGGCTGGAATTCTGCCTGACGAAATCCTTCATCGGGGACGGAGGGCTGTGAACGCGTGGTGAACTTTGCCTGAGCGTGTCCTTCATCGGGGACGAGGGGCTCTGCAACCTGGGCGAGGAAATTCTGGGGGAAAGAACGGGCGTTACAGGCGGTGACTTGACGTTGATCTCCAGAGAGGATTTCAATTTACTTAGTTGTGGCTCGGGACTGGGCGCGGGCGAGAATTTCAACTTGTAGGATGGCTCGGGCGACGGGGATGGGGAGTGCGACTTTTCGATTTGCTGGAACTTGCTGACCACCGACGATACCGACTGCACTATGGGATCCGTAATCACTCCGTCGATGTGATACTCCTGGCCGTCTTGGCTCTCGATCAGCTCGGCCGTGGGTTTCTGCGGCAACACGATCTTCTTCGGCGATCCTGGTGGCGCTCTGGAATTCCCATTGACGAACGGTTTAGGTTGAATCGGTGGTTTCGGCCCTACCTTCTTCTGCGCCTGGGCTTTGAACGTGTCGTTGATCGTTTTGAACGTGGCCACCTTCGCGGCCACTTCGCCTTTCGGTTTCAGCTTCTTCGCCGACCCCTCGAAGATCCTCATCGTGGTCTTGACTAGATCCGGCGGTGGCCTTTCCGTTTCCGCCAGCAACGGTTTGATTCTTTTCGGTTTGTTCACGGGTTTGGGCCTGTCCAGCTCGCCCAATCGGCTCTCTATCTTCACCGAGCTACGATCGATCAGAATAATGTGATCGTTGACCGGGTCCTGCTTCAAACCGTTGGCCACCACGCGACCCGATACACCGTGGGTACTGCCGACTTCGTCCGTCCCGTTGTACCTCATCAGTGTTTCGACGCTTCGGGCTCGTTTCATCGACTCGTTACCACGGCAAGCGTTTCTGTACCTGTCGGTTTTCGTAGCGGCACCGGTGGTCGTCCTTTTCGTGTACTTCCTCGCGTTCTTCTCTCCCGGTTCGTCGTCACAATCTAGCAGATCCTCGAGACTCGCGGCGCGTCTGAAACGTTGCACCGAGACGCGACTCTTGTTCATCTCTTTTAGAGTAAGATTAAGATATTTGCTCTTGAGTTTGTTTACGATTCCCGGTCCGTATTGCAGTTCTTCCGAACTGTCGCTCTCTCCGTCGTCGCTGGTCGACGCGCGATTCCTCGCCATTTCCGTTTCGATTTTACCGGCTTTCATTTTCGACAAATCCGCGAGAAGCTCTCTCTCCACTTTGTTCGTTCTACACGCGCGATGATCGTCGCAGCCTGCCAACAAATCGGCTCCTTTTCCGTCTTGTTTGGAATCCTCGATCT
This DNA window, taken from Bombus terrestris chromosome 3, iyBomTerr1.2, whole genome shotgun sequence, encodes the following:
- the LOC100646579 gene encoding uncharacterized protein LOC100646579 isoform X1 encodes the protein MATTSNTTTSAGETNGSNVPQWKRDLIQRRRQQNKVLASNGASVKLCSAVIGSSTTTTTTGGTSESVVDPTGSQEQCIAGNVPSRSWTTSSGEDSVNMVNSSSANSGSGGSAIAGVVVSSSPFFSRGPACGAIISSGTTAATDVASTVACNMRLEVDLSFCSDSEDVANDTLSKSSTDMERKSEHGDSSEIEDSKQDGKGADLLAGCDDHRACRTNKVERELLADLSKMKAGKIETEMARNRASTSDDGESDSSEELQYGPGIVNKLKSKYLNLTLKEMNKSRVSVQRFRRAASLEDLLDCDDEPGEKNARKYTKRTTTGAATKTDRYRNACRGNESMKRARSVETLMRYNGTDEVGSTHGVSGRVVANGLKQDPVNDHIILIDRSSVKIESRLGELDRPKPVNKPKRIKPLLAETERPPPDLVKTTMRIFEGSAKKLKPKGEVAAKVATFKTINDTFKAQAQKKVGPKPPIQPKPFVNGNSRAPPGSPKKIVLPQKPTAELIESQDGQEYHIDGVITDPIVQSVSSVVSKFQQIEKSHSPSPSPEPSYKLKFSPAPSPEPQLSKLKSSLEINVKSPPVTPVLSPRISSPRLQSPSSPMKDTLRQSSPRVHSPPSPMKDFVRQNSSPVHKPPPSPSRELLRQMSVTEPCKMTPRPQLEENGNIVNVEQHPRQQQPSERIQHSPTDQEKPEENKPPINNANHSDDELAEEVDAPKTISKTALENIAKTGVTMQFSFNDKPISNKSYLPGFKQNGQKPTDERQTDARTETKSLSLEPTRGKSFLSAGSTNVVTDQETVSRLQERLELDKCDRKIEDNKEDTLDTKANVETKPIGAICSLGLIKSPTNTSYPQGNELKTIRCQKVESPPQKQIGIIRPLVSTKTQHPQQNLSNRELEKNLINRVKSIEQPTKVVVSLKSADEIQPAKKSGTGGAGLWETKPWNQQNNTMVFNFSNRKEVPDYIENDGLIIKKKREKPKVGDGGIIVLDTTLDASTTDDAEWELAGGPPSPCDVSFFNDNVLINGRSNLSRTPRNHKHRIQFDDTATRTFEYPSEASMLEGESSVDGETSGSVEQSTLISGKTSSTNSTTNMPTLLGGGGGLASYTPSKVDLTSEGFELGVTRAVSSSLLATSTSSSTPTTTASSQADNETEVDYLKPAQDGGAWGSETTGDLLY
- the LOC100646579 gene encoding uncharacterized protein LOC100646579 isoform X2, with the translated sequence MATTSNTTTSAGETNGSNVPQWKRDLIQRRRQQNKVLASNGASVKLCSAVIGSSTTTTTTGGTSESVVDPTGSQEQCIAGNVPSRSWTTSSGEDSVNMVNSSSANSGSGGSAIAGVVVSSSPFFSRGPACGAIISSGTTAATDVASTVACNMRLEVDLSFCSDSEDVANDTLSKSSTDMERKSEHGDSSEIEDSKQDGKGADLLAGCDDHRACRTNKVERELLADLSKMKAGKIETEMARNRASTSDDGESDSSEELQYGPGIVNKLKSKYLNLTLKEMNKSRVSVQRFRRAASLEDLLDCDDEPGEKNARKYTKRTTTGAATKTDRYRNACRGNESMKRARSVETLMRYNGTDEVGSTHGVSGRVVANGLKQDPVNDHIILIDRSSVKIESRLGELDRPKPVNKPKRIKPLLAETERPPPDLVKTTMRIFEGSAKKLKPKGEVAAKVATFKTINDTFKAQAQKKVGPKPPIQPKPFVNGNSRAPPGSPKKIVLPQKPTAELIESQDGQEYHIDGVITDPIVQSVSSVVSKFQQIEKSHSPSPSPEPSYKLKFSPAPSPEPQLSKLKSSLEINVKSPPVTPVLSPRISSPRLQSPSSPMKDTLRQSSPRVHSPPSPMKDFVRQNSSPVHKPPPSPSRELLRQMSVTEPCKMTPRPQLEENGNIVNVEQHPRQQQPSERIQHSPTDQEKPEENKPPINNANHSDDELAEEVDAPKTISKTALENIAKTGVTMQFSFNDKPISNKSYLPGFKQNGQKPTDERQTDARTETKSLSLEPTRGKSFLSAGSTNVVTDQETVSRLQERLELDKCDRKIEDNKEDTLDTKANVETKPIGAICSLGLIKSPTNTSYPQGNELKTIRCQKVESPPQKQIGIIRPLVSTKTQHPQQNLSNRELEKNLINRVKSIEQPTKVVVSLKSADEIQPAKKSGTGGAGLWETKPWNQQNNTMVFNFSNRKEVPDYIENDGLIIKKKREKPKVGDGGIIVLDTTLDASTTDDAEWELAGGPPSPCDVSFFNDNVLINGRSNLSRTPRNHKHRIQFDDTATRTFEYPSEASMLEGESSVDGETSGSVEQSTLISGKTSSTNSTTNMPTLLEATFIHHVMSPVNRCRQLQFLLNVDPVKESLV